Proteins co-encoded in one Xanthomonas campestris pv. badrii genomic window:
- a CDS encoding Cfr10I/Bse634I family restriction endonuclease has translation MFYSQQHVNVQQPWKGRMPFAPDLQIDCANCPYGVCIEDRRTNRVKGRSTDFRLRQATITACTFDSFVPGCANDPAPDRTFNEYLGQLRKNSFNAGVANFGAGFKFEGNAVNKVEGDVFELLEAAALWNAAAAWNRFMETGLWTSQSFTQPVASVATPARKVAIVKLPRGYNATKLFRPDVRATIQAFEHSMEMADMTLGLSSPDIVALRLPHPLPPGLEIFLEDLPNLNSANLAALEDAHALLEGQVDSSGFLMAIAVKRTTRSDRLYQPLYEATVLKFLIEYVLRGSAMRFYAHMGSFEGANVEKAYKSGLLTSLIRGGMSQKAVDQTYLALSPRATAQSILDDLPRFPI, from the coding sequence ATGTTCTATTCGCAACAGCACGTCAATGTGCAACAGCCATGGAAAGGCCGGATGCCCTTCGCCCCTGATCTACAAATCGACTGTGCCAACTGTCCTTACGGCGTATGCATCGAGGATCGACGCACTAATAGGGTCAAGGGGCGAAGTACGGACTTCCGTTTGCGGCAGGCCACCATCACGGCCTGTACGTTTGACTCCTTCGTCCCTGGTTGCGCGAACGACCCGGCCCCGGACCGGACCTTCAACGAATATCTTGGCCAGCTCCGAAAGAACTCCTTTAACGCGGGCGTCGCGAACTTTGGAGCGGGTTTCAAGTTCGAGGGGAATGCCGTCAACAAGGTTGAGGGCGACGTTTTTGAGCTGCTGGAAGCAGCTGCATTGTGGAACGCTGCTGCGGCTTGGAATCGGTTCATGGAGACTGGCCTCTGGACGTCGCAATCATTCACGCAGCCTGTCGCATCCGTTGCGACGCCCGCTCGAAAAGTCGCGATCGTCAAGCTGCCACGGGGGTACAACGCAACAAAGCTTTTTAGACCCGATGTGCGCGCCACGATCCAGGCTTTCGAGCACTCAATGGAGATGGCAGACATGACTCTGGGTTTGTCTTCGCCCGACATCGTGGCGCTCCGCCTACCTCATCCCCTTCCTCCAGGCCTGGAGATATTCCTGGAGGACCTGCCTAACCTGAACAGCGCGAACCTTGCTGCACTCGAGGATGCACACGCCTTGCTCGAAGGGCAGGTAGACAGCAGTGGCTTTCTGATGGCAATTGCAGTGAAACGCACCACGCGGAGCGATCGGCTCTATCAGCCGCTCTACGAAGCGACCGTGCTCAAGTTCCTGATTGAGTATGTGTTGCGTGGCTCCGCCATGCGGTTCTATGCCCATATGGGGTCTTTTGAAGGCGCGAACGTTGAAAAGGCCTACAAGTCCGGGCTCCTGACTTCACTTATTCGTGGAGGCATGTCTCAGAAAGCCGTCGATCAGACCTATCTCGCTCTGTCACCCCGTGCAACAGCCCAGTCCATCCTGGACGATCTCCCTCGTTTCCCTATCTAA
- a CDS encoding DNA cytosine methyltransferase gives MKKTTMPTALSLFSGCGGFCEGMKTAGFDIRAAVEMDRYACETYRHNFPSTPLIEGDVHEFLKPRSSDLKKYRLNDVDVVFGGPPCQGYSQIGTRRLDDERNELYLQYTRIVEKLRPRVFLMENVPNMVLLNKGHFRKLITEKFASIGYSNVVVLRVSAADYGVPQLRQRVIFVGTRDEDAFSFDMESFCNAVLDSLKVRKHVTVREALDDLPSEVVHSGEVMSYPAADSPSRFQKMMRLDHGLAQYSKATKRQRGLGSGEAVLHNHHTKEIQARRANLISLLEAGKKADSLPKEIWNGKRPEKWRRLHPEEPSYTILAHMHRDLSEWVHPYLNRWITVREAARLQSFHDGFVFRGSEWQQLKQIGNAVPPLMGHALGVLAQEVLKALDEGNAYDGIASEMLQLVAA, from the coding sequence ATGAAAAAGACGACCATGCCGACAGCCCTCTCCCTGTTTTCGGGCTGCGGTGGGTTCTGTGAGGGGATGAAAACAGCGGGGTTCGATATCCGGGCAGCAGTGGAGATGGATCGCTACGCCTGTGAGACCTATCGCCACAATTTTCCGTCCACCCCCTTGATTGAGGGAGACGTGCACGAGTTCTTGAAGCCTCGTTCAAGCGACTTGAAGAAGTACCGTCTAAACGACGTTGATGTGGTGTTTGGAGGACCGCCGTGCCAGGGCTATAGCCAGATCGGCACGCGCCGCCTGGATGACGAGCGTAACGAGCTCTATCTCCAGTACACACGTATCGTCGAAAAGCTGCGCCCGCGCGTCTTCTTGATGGAAAACGTGCCGAACATGGTGCTCCTCAACAAGGGGCACTTCCGTAAGCTGATTACCGAGAAGTTCGCCTCTATCGGCTACAGCAACGTGGTGGTGCTTCGGGTGTCAGCAGCCGACTATGGTGTGCCTCAGCTTCGCCAGCGGGTGATCTTTGTTGGCACCCGTGATGAAGATGCGTTCTCGTTCGACATGGAGAGCTTCTGCAACGCCGTTCTCGATAGTTTGAAGGTTCGAAAGCACGTGACTGTCCGCGAGGCGCTAGATGACCTGCCGAGCGAAGTGGTACACAGCGGCGAGGTGATGAGCTACCCCGCCGCAGATTCGCCTTCACGCTTCCAAAAGATGATGAGGCTGGATCACGGACTTGCTCAGTACAGTAAGGCCACCAAGCGCCAGCGGGGGCTGGGCTCAGGCGAAGCTGTGCTGCACAACCACCACACGAAAGAAATACAAGCGCGCCGTGCCAATCTAATTTCCCTCTTGGAAGCTGGAAAGAAGGCTGACAGCCTTCCAAAGGAGATCTGGAATGGGAAGCGTCCAGAGAAGTGGCGTCGCCTGCATCCAGAAGAGCCTTCGTACACGATCCTTGCCCACATGCATCGTGACCTCAGCGAGTGGGTACATCCCTACTTGAATCGCTGGATTACCGTGCGTGAGGCCGCCCGCCTTCAATCCTTCCATGACGGCTTTGTCTTCCGGGGGAGTGAATGGCAGCAGTTGAAGCAAATCGGCAACGCTGTGCCGCCACTTATGGGGCACGCACTCGGTGTCTTAGCACAGGAGGTCCTGAAAGCTTTAGACGAAGGCAACGCTTATGACGGAATTGCATC
- a CDS encoding helix-turn-helix domain-containing protein, which translates to MDLAASFGAAVRRQRELLRLSQEDLADRSGLDRTYISGVERGVRNPTLQVMQKLADALGSDLDVLFATARQCATAMERPDALRP; encoded by the coding sequence ATGGATCTTGCCGCCAGCTTCGGCGCCGCCGTTCGGCGCCAGAGAGAATTGCTACGACTCAGCCAAGAGGACTTGGCTGACCGGTCGGGATTGGACCGCACCTACATCAGTGGGGTCGAGCGAGGCGTTCGAAATCCAACGCTTCAGGTCATGCAAAAACTTGCAGACGCCCTCGGCTCTGACCTGGATGTTCTATTCGCAACAGCACGTCAATGTGCAACAGCCATGGAAAGGCCGGATGCCCTTCGCCCCTGA
- a CDS encoding tyrosine-type recombinase/integrase yields MLTDTKLRALKPKESVYRVADANGLCIEVRPTGARLWRYRYRFAGKASMAGLGEYPSMSLAEARAARDKARAVLKAGANPVQAARAQRAALIESSETTFRVVATELLSKRVRKLSPGSVVRERRLIEKDLAHIGEIPVADVTAPALLTALRKIEQRGAVESAHRARALASQVFRYAIATGRATNNPAHDLIGALMQPQVTHFASVTEPAEVAPMLRAIYGYQGSAVVVAALKLAALVFVRPGELRSARWADIDLESAEWRYVTSKTKTPHVVPLSSQALDILRELQPLTGRHEFVFPSVRGVRRPMSENTINAALRRLGFDSSTMTGHGFRAMARTILDEVLGFRPDFIEHQLAHAVRDPLGRAYNRTSHLSERRKMMQAWADYLDELRGGA; encoded by the coding sequence ATGCTGACAGATACGAAATTGAGAGCTTTGAAGCCCAAGGAATCCGTTTACCGCGTCGCCGATGCTAATGGCCTTTGTATTGAGGTTAGACCTACAGGCGCACGCCTGTGGCGCTACCGCTACCGGTTCGCAGGCAAAGCCAGCATGGCGGGCCTGGGAGAGTACCCATCAATGTCTCTCGCGGAGGCGAGGGCCGCCAGGGACAAAGCCCGCGCCGTGCTGAAAGCTGGTGCTAATCCCGTCCAGGCAGCACGTGCGCAGCGGGCCGCACTGATCGAGAGCTCTGAGACGACCTTCCGCGTCGTGGCCACAGAGCTTCTTTCCAAGCGCGTAAGAAAACTGAGTCCTGGGTCCGTCGTGCGAGAGCGACGCTTGATAGAGAAAGATCTAGCGCACATTGGAGAGATTCCAGTGGCTGACGTGACTGCCCCGGCGCTTTTGACTGCCCTGCGCAAGATTGAGCAGCGTGGTGCCGTCGAGTCAGCCCATAGAGCGCGAGCATTGGCTTCTCAGGTCTTTCGCTACGCCATCGCAACCGGCAGAGCGACCAACAACCCTGCGCATGATCTGATCGGGGCTCTTATGCAACCCCAGGTCACCCATTTCGCGAGCGTGACCGAGCCCGCGGAAGTCGCCCCCATGCTCCGGGCGATCTACGGATACCAAGGCTCCGCCGTCGTCGTTGCCGCCCTCAAGCTCGCCGCCTTGGTCTTCGTACGTCCTGGGGAGCTGAGGAGTGCACGTTGGGCTGATATTGACCTTGAGTCTGCGGAATGGCGCTACGTAACAAGCAAGACAAAGACGCCCCATGTCGTCCCTCTCTCATCCCAAGCCCTGGACATTCTGCGTGAGCTACAGCCTTTGACAGGTAGGCACGAATTCGTATTTCCGAGCGTACGAGGAGTGAGGCGGCCGATGAGCGAAAATACGATCAACGCTGCGCTCCGACGTCTTGGTTTTGACAGCAGCACGATGACCGGCCATGGCTTCCGGGCCATGGCCCGGACTATCCTGGACGAAGTGCTGGGCTTTCGACCTGATTTCATTGAGCACCAGCTGGCGCATGCAGTACGAGACCCACTCGGACGAGCCTACAACCGCACATCCCACCTCAGTGAAAGGCGGAAGATGATGCAAGCCTGGGCCGACTATTTAGATGAGCTCAGGGGGGGGGCTTAG